The window AGGGTTCCGGAGATTGCATCTGCATTAGTACCTCCACTGGAATAGGTTGCGCGATACATTCCAGTAGCAGAAAAATTATAGCTCCCTACAGTGACCGCTTCAGGAAAACTGAGAAGTAGAGTGTTGTTGCCGTTTGCAGCTTGAATGACGATGGTTCCAGGTCCTTTAGTAGCTGAAACTGATGATGGATTGAGTGCTGTACCATTAATCAAGGCTTTCAAGTCATTGACGCGATCAGAACCTACTTCAGTCCCAAAAGGCACTCTATAAATGACACCTTTACGCATGGTAAGTGTATCTGTAGCTCCTGGCGTATAGCTCACAAAGCTAAAATTCCCTGTTACGGTACCGTCTGGTGATCCAGCATCAAGAATGACACTTCCCGCACCATTTCCTGTACGAGTAGAAAACTGTTGTTCGCCATTGAAGGTGTAAATGGCTTCATTAGCCTGACCTGACCCTAACTCATAAAATCCGGGAGTGGCTGAAGTCAAGCGTATCTGAAGTGTTTCTAGTGGGTTTTCTCCACCTATAGTGATGGTTCCATCAGTATTATTAGTCACTGAGGTTTTAGTGGCACCAAAAAACTCTCCATTTCGAGAAGCTTGTAAAGCAGGGGAGTTGATTTTATCGATGTTTTCTTCACATCCTGTAAATGCAATAGATAGGAGTACTATGAGTAATAAAAGTTTGTTCATGGGAGCAATGCTTGACTATAAAACTCAAAATTAAATAAAATAGTATGAGCGGTTGCTGATTCTCAAATAAATAGTATTTTTGCAACCTCAAATTAATAACCAGGGTCGAGAACCCCTAAATTTAATGTTATGCCTGTAAAAATCAGACTTCAAAGACACGGTAAAAAAGGAAAACCTTTTTACTGGATCGTAGCTGCGGATTCCCGCTCTAAAAGAGATGGTAAGTACCTAGACAAAATAGGAACTTATAATCCTAACACCAACCCTGCAACCATTAACCTAGACGTTGATAGCGCTGTACAATGGTTAGAAAACGGTGCACAACCTACAGATACTGCAAGAGCAATATTAGGTTACAAAGGAGCTATGTTGAAAAGACACTTGAAAGGTGGTGTAAAGAAAGGTGCTTTTACTGAAGAGCAAATGGAGGAGAAATTCAACGCTTGGTTAGAAGAAAAAGAAGGAAAGATTGCTAACAAGGCGTCTGGACTTTCTAAAGAAGAAGATAAGAAAGCTGCTGAAGCTCTTGCTGCTGAAAAAGCGGTGAATGAAGCACGTATCGCTGCTAACACTCCAGAACCAGAAGCTCCAGCTGAGGAAGAAGCTCCTGCTGCTGAAGCATCTAGCGAAGAAGAATAAATCGTACTGCCATGCGTAAAGAGGAATGTTTCTACGTAGGCACGATTGTCAATAAATTTAGCTTTAAAGGGGAACTGCTTGTCAAATTAGACACAGATGAACCAGAGCTATTCTTAGAAATGGAATCAGTTTTTATCGAGATCGGTAAAAACTTGGTTCCATTTTTTATTGAACACAGCCAGCTCCATAAATCCTTATTGCTGCGCGTTAAATTTGAGGATGTCGATGATGAACCCATGGCAGACAGCCTCATGAAACGTGAGTTGTACTTACCACTCGACGTACTTCCTAAACTGGAAGGAACTCAATTCTATTATCACGAGGTCATAGGTTTTGAAATGATCGATACCGAGTATGGAAGCGTGGGAACCATAACTGGAGTCAACGATACCACCTCACAAGCACTTTTTGAAGTAGATCACGATGGCAGCGAAGTGTTAATACCTATCAATGATGAGTTTATTGAAGAACTGGATCGCGATAAAAAAACCATTACCGTAACTACTCCTGAAGGTCTCATCGACCTCTATATTTCCGAATAAAATCTTTACTGATGAGCACCTTTAAGTTCAAGCAATTTGAAGTCGCTCAAGATCAATGTGCTCAAAAGATAGGCACTGACGCTGTCTTGTTAGGCGCATGGACTGATACAGTTGAACAGCCGCTGTCTATACTTGATATAGGCACAGGCACTGGAGTTATCGCACTTATAATGGCACAACGCTTTTCCAGAGCTCAAGTGGACGCTATTGAAATCGATGATGCTGCTTTTGAACAAACCACTTCAAATTTTGAGAACAGTCCTTATGGCGATAGGCTTTACTGTTATCACGCTTCATTTCAAGAGTTTTATGAAGAGGTAGAAGAACGCTATGATCTCATCATTTCAAACCCTCCATTTTTTGATGGAAAGTTAAACCGCAATGATGCGATGATAGATGTAAAACGTCAACAAGCACGTTTTGATGATGCGTTGCCGTTTGAAGAATTGGTTTATGGCGTTTACAAACTCTTGGAAACTAGCGGTACTTTCGCCTGCATCATTCCATCAGATCGGGAAGAGGAATTCTTGAAAATCACCAGCCACTTTCAATTTGTCGCCACTCGCAAGACCTATGTGCGTGGTACAGATGCCAGTGCCGCGAAAAGAGTTTTGTTAGAATTTCGCTTTCGCGAAAGCGTAACAACCACCGAACCCTCCACCTCGCATTTGACCATTGAAAAGTCAAGACACATCTATACCGAAGACTACATTGATCTGGTTAAAGATTTCTATTTGAAAATGTAGGTAAAGATCTACTGTGCATTACGACTGATTTTATGTAGAAATAGCGATTGAGATTCCTATTTTTACTACTCTTATGAAAACCGCAATTTGTTGCGATCGCGATTAAGAAATTGACAAACATCCCTTGAAACGCATTTATGAAACCAGACTTATTTGAAGCTCCAGATTATTATCAGCTAGACGATCTATTGACTGAGGAACACAAAATGATACGTGACACGGCTCGAGCATGGGTCAAACGTGACGTTTCTCCTATTATAGAACAAGCGGCTCAAGATGCTAAATTCCCTAAGAGCATCATACCAGGACTGGCTTCCATTGGCGCCTTCGGACCTTATATTCCAGAAGAATATGGCGGCGCTGGACTGGATCAAATCTCATACGGGTTGATCATGCAAGAAATTGAACGCGGCGATAGCGGCGTGCGTTCCACAGCCTCAGTACAATCATCATTAGTGATGTATCCCATCTGGAAATATGGTAGTGAGGAACAGAAAAAGAAATTCCTACCAAAGTTGGCCAGTGGAGAATTTATGGGAAGTTTTGGATTGACTGAGCCAGATTCTGGATCAGACCCAGGAAGTATGATTACTCGATTTAAAGATGCAGGCGATCATGTGATCTTGAATGGTGCCAAATTATGGATTTCTAACAGCCCTTTTTGTGATGTGGCTGTCGTTTGGGCAAAAGATGAAAATAACCGTATTCATGGTGTGATTGTAGAGCGTGGTATGGAAGGATTTACCACACCAGAAACTCACAACAAATGGTCCCTGCGCGCGAGCGCAACTGGCGAACTGATCTTCCATGACGTCAAAGTTCCTAAAGCAAATATTTTACCAGGCCGCACTGGTCTAGGAGCTCCATTGAGCTGCTTGGACAGCGCTCGTTTTGGTATCGCCTGGGGCGCCATAGGCGCTGCCATGGATTGCTATGATACAGCACTGCGGTATGCTAAGGAACGTAAGCAATTTGGAAAACCGATTGCTGGATTCCAATTGCAACAAAAGAAACTGGCCGAAATGATTACTGAAATCACCAAAGCACAATTACTCGCATGGCGACTAGGTGTTTTGCGTGAAGAAGGAAAAGCGACCAGTGCTCAAATCTCAATGGCCAAAAGGAATAATGTAGAAATCGCCATCAACATCGCCCGCGAGGCACGCCAGATCTTAGGCGGTATGGGAATTACTGGCGAGTATAGCATCATGCGCCACAGCATGAATCTAGAAAGTGTGATTACTTATGAAGGTACACATGATATTCACTTGTTGATTACAGGTTTGGATATTACGGGTGAGAATGCGTTTTCATAACCACAGATTATGATAGTGAGTTAATCCTATATTAAAAATCTTGAGGGCTGATTGTTAGTGACAATCAGCCCTTACTTTTGCAAAAAAAATATGCAAGCGCAGTTGAATGAGAGAATATCGCTTTCGCGAAAGCGATTACTACAACATCCTCTTTACAAATCTATAGAGACCACCGCTCACTTACAGACTTTTATGCAATCCCATATCTATGCGGTCTGGGATTTTATGTCGTTACTCAAAGCGCTCCAGCAGCAACTGACCTGTACCATCTTACCCTGGCAACCGGTAGGCAACCCACAATTGCGATACCTTATTAACGAAATAGTATTAGCCGAAGAAACTGACGAAATAGGAGAAGGACAGCGCATGAGTCATTATGAAATGTATCTCGACGCAATGCAGGCAGCAGGAATTGAAACGTCTGAGCTAGAGTCTCAAATTAGCAGCTGGAAAAGTGTTTCTCAAGTATTGAACCTCACCCAAGGCTCTGAGTTACCGGAACATATTAGCCAATTTTTAAACACCACGTTTAGCGTCATCCAGCGTGGAAAATCTCACGAGATTGCTGCAGCATTTACCTATGGTCGCGAGGATTTGATCCCAGAAATGTTTACGGAAATCATTGGAGGTTTGGAAGGCTCAGGAGTGGATATTGACTTGTCAAAAATAAAATATTATTTTGACCGTCATATTGAACTTGACGGCGATGAACATGGCCCTATGGCCCATCAAATGGTTGCCCTGCTGTGCGGCGATGATCCAGTAAAATGGAATGAAGTAATTACTGTAAGCCAGCAGGCTTTAGAAAGTCGTTACCAACTTTTTGATGGAATCTTAAAGGAAATAAAATCTTAACGGAATAGCAGGTTAAGGGGTATCTAATTGATCTCTGTAATCTTCTTTCTCAGTCATAGAGGAAATATCTACCACGCTCTTTATTTGAGGAGCGTGTTTTTTTATGGTCAATTCCACTCCAGATTTCAGGGTCATTTGATTCACATGACAGCCCACGCAGGTTCCTAACAAGCGAACTTTCACATCTTTGCCATCAGTAATAGAAACGAGTTCTATATCACCGCCATCCCGTTGTAAAAACGGGCGGATTTCTTCTAATCCTGCCTGTACTGCTACTTTAAGTTCGGTATCGTTCATTTATTTTTTATTCACTGGACTACATCCTGCCATCGTTGTAATTTTTACAGCCTCTGTAGGAGGCATGTTTTCATTACGCCTTACCGTTTCAGTTACCACATTACGGGTAATATCGATAAAGGATTTTTCTATATCAGTTCCATCCTGCATGGCTGCCGGACGGCCCACATCTCCTGCCTCACGTATACTTTGAATCAATGGAAGCTCACCTAAGAAAGGGATGTTTAGATCTGCCGCTAAATTACGAGCACCATCCTTACCGAAGATATGGTATTTATTTTCTGGAAGTTCTGGTGGAATGAAGTACGCCATATTTTCAATGATACCCAAAACTGGTACATTAATGCTTTCTTGCTGGAACATCGCTACACCTTTACGCGCATCAGCTAATGCTACATTTTGAGGAGTGCTTACCACTACCGCTCCTGTTAAAGGAAGCGCTTGCATGATACTCAAGTGAATGTCTCCGGTACCTGGAGGTAAATCTACCAGAAGAAAATCAAGCTTACCCCAGTCGGCATCAAAAATCATTTGATTCAATGCCTTGGAGGCCATAGGCCCACGCCATACCACTGCCTGGTCTAGTTTTGTGAAAAAACCTATAGATAGAATTTTTACCCCATAACTTTCTACGGGTTTCATTTTTGATTTCCCGTCTACATTCACTGACAAAGGTCTTTCATTCACTACATCAAACATAATCGTCGCTGATGGCCCGTAGATGTCAGCATCTAATAAGCCTACTTTGAAGCCCATTTTTGCCAGGGTGACCGCAAGATTTGCAGTAACTGTAGATTTACCTACACCGCCTTTACCAGATGCGACTGCAATAATATTATCGATTCCTGGAATAGGTTTACCTTTTATTTCAGGAGCCTTATTTTCATTAACCGGTGCTTCTACTTTTAAGTTGACCTTGATTTGCGCTTTCTCATAAACTTCTTTATGAATGGCTTGCATTATGGACACTTCTGTCTTCTTCTTAGCTTGTAAACTTGGATTATTAATAGTGATATCTACTATTACTTCTTCGCCAAAAACAAGAACATTTTTTACCGCACCGCTTTCTACCATATTCTGGCCTTCACCAGGAACTGAAATGGTTTCTAAAGCTTTAAGGACGTCTTTCTTTTCTATCTTCATTTTACAATCAATTGGCACAAAGATAAGGTCTAGACTTGCGTATTGAAAATCATTCTAAATTATTAAATTGAATTGTAAACAAATCAACTTAAGTTATAAAAAGTTAAAATTTATCTGGATTCGTAGTTTTTTAATAATTCTTAATCTAATTCAGTAACTTACTGGTTCGGTTTTTAAATGTTTCATTATGGGGATCAAAAGTTTTATGGGCCGCAGGTCTGAAGAGAAGGTAGATAAGCGCGAGTCTATACGAGTTCGTGATTATATGAAGCGCAAACTGATCACATTTACCGTCGATCAGAATATCAATGAAGTCATGGAAACCATTTTGAAGCAACGCATTACCGGTGGACCCGTTGTGGATGATCAAAAAAATCTTATTGGAATCATCAGTGATACTGATTTAATGCAAGTCATAGGAGATAGTAGATACCACAACATGCCTGTGGGAGATAAAACTGTAGCAGATTATATGAGTCATCAAGTCTCCACAATAGACGCGGAAGCGGATATATTTGATGCTGCCGCTCGCTTTTTAAAAACAGGCCATCGCCGTTTCCCAGTTATCGAAGACGGGAAACTAATTGGCCAAATTTCAAGAATGGATGTCATCATCGCTGCTTCTAATCTTAAGAAAAATCACTGGAGGTAATTAGTAGTTGATTTCTAAAATTTTTAATTTCTGGATTTCATTTCCCAACTTAAATTCTACTACATCTTCTTTTTTAGCACCTGCTAGAGCTTTAGCAATAGGAGTTGTAAAAGCGATTTTGCCTTTGGACACATCTGCTTCATCAACACCCACAATGCTTATTACCTGAGTCAACATAGCTGCCATATTTTTATACTTGACCTGTGCACCAAATCGCACTTCATCTTGTGCTTGATCTTCAGGGTTTATAATACGAGCAGAAGCTATTCTCTCTTTCAGTAATTTAATCTTGCCGTGAATCATATTTTGCTCACGACGCAAATCGATTTCATTTTCAATTTCTAAGTTTCCGTATTGTTTTTCTAGAAGACTAGATTCTTCTTGTAATTCTTCAAATCCCACTGGAGTAACATAGTTGATCACACCATCGGGAAGTATCGCTCTAGGTGGTATTACTAGTGGCTCTTCTTGATCTCCTTCTTTTACAAATCCTCTACTCATATCGCATAGGTTTTAAGGACATGAATGCTAGTGTATTGTAATGCCTTTTGATCTGTAGCCTCTAAATCAATGAACGGCGCTACTCCAGCTTTCTCTGCCTCTAACCAGCGATTGACACAAAGGCACCATTTATCTCCTGGTTTCAAACCTGGAAATTGATACGCTGGTATAGGGGTAGACAAGTCGTTTCCTTTAGATTTTGTGTAATCCAAAAACTCTTCCGTCATGACCGCACATACTACGTGAGTTCCTGTATCTGCTGGAGAGGTTCTACAATAGCCGTCCCTGTAAAATCCAGTCATAGGATCAGTACAGCAACCAATTAATTTTTCACCAAAAACATTTTTCACATCATTCATTTAAACAGCTTATTAGAAGTGTTATTGAATATACTTATTAGATTTTTTTAAAGACCTAACTGTTCCATAAACTTCAGAGTTCGTCTGCAAGTAACTTCAAAAGAATAGCCTCGACAGGTTGTCTAGGTCGTTTTCAGATTTAAAATCTCTCATTGATCCAGCTAGAAATGATGTCCAGCGTTGCAGGGTCAAAGGTTTCCTCGATCGTTGCATATTCACTGCCACTGCCGGTAATCGCATTTTGGAACAAATGGTTCAAACCTGGTCGTATTGTTATGGTGACGTCTGAGTTGTTCGCTTTCGCGAAAGCGGACTTCATACCAGGCAAATTAATTTCAGGAATCACTTGATAATCCAAAGATCCATTGAGCGCCAAAACAGGACAACTTACTTTCTCTAAATAAGGAGTTGGGTCGTAGGAAACAAAATATCGAAACCACGTATCGCTGAATTGAGAGGCTACTATTTGCGCATATTCAGACGTGTATTTAGATCCTAAATTCTCAGGTGCCGCATCTGCTTTAGTTTCAATGATCTCTAGAATAGCATCTTTAACCTCTTGATTGCTAGAGTCAGGAGTGTTTTTAATTTTTTCTAAGATCGCTTCCATAATCTCCATTTCGAGAGCCACAGCTTCTGGACTGGCTCCTTGAAACTCTACAGATTTTTGCATTTGTGGCAGCAACACATCAGTACCAGAAACTCCTGGTCCTGCAAGAGAGACGAAAAAGGCAATATCCTTAGGATTAGCGGCAATAACTATAGGCGCAATTAATCCGCCTTCACTGTGACCTATCAAACCTATTTTTTCAGGATCGATGTCATTGCGCGTTTTCAAAAAAGCTACCGCAGCCTCAACATCAGTAGCAAAATCTAAACTTGTAGCGTTGGCTTGTGTGCCTTCAGATTGCGCCACGCCGCGATCATCATATCTCAATACAGCAATCCCTTTCTTAGCGAGATGATCTGCAATGACAAGAAAAGGCTTGTGAAAAAAGAGTTGCTCATCCCGATCCTGAGGGCCCGAACCAGAAATCATGATCGCCACTGGGGGATTCTCAACATCAGCAGGCATGGTTAAAGTCCCGGCGAGTTTGATATTTCCAGCTTTAGGGTTTTCAAAAACTACATCTTCTACTTTATATGGAAAAGGTGCTTTGGGTTCTTGGGGTCTATCGGGCACAACTTCTTCATATGCTTTCTTTTCTAGAGTCATGGGTGCAGATCCAGGCCCTTGGGTGAAGGTTCCTTCAATTTTGCCATCTTTCAACTCTCCTACATATTTAATCTTATAGGCATCGAAAATTATAGTGATGAGTCCATCTTCAACCGTAGCACTGTCCATTTCGAAAAAGTTTTTAGACTGTTTCGGACTTTGCATTTTAGCGCTATAGCCATCTCCTAAGGGTGTAATTTCAAAAATAAGCGGCA of the Nonlabens marinus S1-08 genome contains:
- a CDS encoding DUF6252 family protein, with protein sequence MNKLLLLIVLLSIAFTGCEENIDKINSPALQASRNGEFFGATKTSVTNNTDGTITIGGENPLETLQIRLTSATPGFYELGSGQANEAIYTFNGEQQFSTRTGNGAGSVILDAGSPDGTVTGNFSFVSYTPGATDTLTMRKGVIYRVPFGTEVGSDRVNDLKALINGTALNPSSVSATKGPGTIVIQAANGNNTLLLSFPEAVTVGSYNFSATGMYRATYSSGGTNADAISGTLDVSIVNRAAGRYSGLFKFESGPPGNVVVTQGSFTITL
- a CDS encoding 30S ribosomal protein S16 — protein: MPVKIRLQRHGKKGKPFYWIVAADSRSKRDGKYLDKIGTYNPNTNPATINLDVDSAVQWLENGAQPTDTARAILGYKGAMLKRHLKGGVKKGAFTEEQMEEKFNAWLEEKEGKIANKASGLSKEEDKKAAEALAAEKAVNEARIAANTPEPEAPAEEEAPAAEASSEEE
- the rimM gene encoding ribosome maturation factor RimM (Essential for efficient processing of 16S rRNA), producing MRKEECFYVGTIVNKFSFKGELLVKLDTDEPELFLEMESVFIEIGKNLVPFFIEHSQLHKSLLLRVKFEDVDDEPMADSLMKRELYLPLDVLPKLEGTQFYYHEVIGFEMIDTEYGSVGTITGVNDTTSQALFEVDHDGSEVLIPINDEFIEELDRDKKTITVTTPEGLIDLYISE
- a CDS encoding tRNA1(Val) (adenine(37)-N6)-methyltransferase, whose translation is MSTFKFKQFEVAQDQCAQKIGTDAVLLGAWTDTVEQPLSILDIGTGTGVIALIMAQRFSRAQVDAIEIDDAAFEQTTSNFENSPYGDRLYCYHASFQEFYEEVEERYDLIISNPPFFDGKLNRNDAMIDVKRQQARFDDALPFEELVYGVYKLLETSGTFACIIPSDREEEFLKITSHFQFVATRKTYVRGTDASAAKRVLLEFRFRESVTTTEPSTSHLTIEKSRHIYTEDYIDLVKDFYLKM
- a CDS encoding acyl-CoA dehydrogenase family protein, coding for MKPDLFEAPDYYQLDDLLTEEHKMIRDTARAWVKRDVSPIIEQAAQDAKFPKSIIPGLASIGAFGPYIPEEYGGAGLDQISYGLIMQEIERGDSGVRSTASVQSSLVMYPIWKYGSEEQKKKFLPKLASGEFMGSFGLTEPDSGSDPGSMITRFKDAGDHVILNGAKLWISNSPFCDVAVVWAKDENNRIHGVIVERGMEGFTTPETHNKWSLRASATGELIFHDVKVPKANILPGRTGLGAPLSCLDSARFGIAWGAIGAAMDCYDTALRYAKERKQFGKPIAGFQLQQKKLAEMITEITKAQLLAWRLGVLREEGKATSAQISMAKRNNVEIAINIAREARQILGGMGITGEYSIMRHSMNLESVITYEGTHDIHLLITGLDITGENAFS
- a CDS encoding DUF3050 domain-containing protein, translated to MQAQLNERISLSRKRLLQHPLYKSIETTAHLQTFMQSHIYAVWDFMSLLKALQQQLTCTILPWQPVGNPQLRYLINEIVLAEETDEIGEGQRMSHYEMYLDAMQAAGIETSELESQISSWKSVSQVLNLTQGSELPEHISQFLNTTFSVIQRGKSHEIAAAFTYGREDLIPEMFTEIIGGLEGSGVDIDLSKIKYYFDRHIELDGDEHGPMAHQMVALLCGDDPVKWNEVITVSQQALESRYQLFDGILKEIKS
- a CDS encoding NifU family protein is translated as MNDTELKVAVQAGLEEIRPFLQRDGGDIELVSITDGKDVKVRLLGTCVGCHVNQMTLKSGVELTIKKHAPQIKSVVDISSMTEKEDYRDQLDTP
- a CDS encoding Mrp/NBP35 family ATP-binding protein — translated: MKIEKKDVLKALETISVPGEGQNMVESGAVKNVLVFGEEVIVDITINNPSLQAKKKTEVSIMQAIHKEVYEKAQIKVNLKVEAPVNENKAPEIKGKPIPGIDNIIAVASGKGGVGKSTVTANLAVTLAKMGFKVGLLDADIYGPSATIMFDVVNERPLSVNVDGKSKMKPVESYGVKILSIGFFTKLDQAVVWRGPMASKALNQMIFDADWGKLDFLLVDLPPGTGDIHLSIMQALPLTGAVVVSTPQNVALADARKGVAMFQQESINVPVLGIIENMAYFIPPELPENKYHIFGKDGARNLAADLNIPFLGELPLIQSIREAGDVGRPAAMQDGTDIEKSFIDITRNVVTETVRRNENMPPTEAVKITTMAGCSPVNKK
- a CDS encoding CBS domain-containing protein, coding for MGIKSFMGRRSEEKVDKRESIRVRDYMKRKLITFTVDQNINEVMETILKQRITGGPVVDDQKNLIGIISDTDLMQVIGDSRYHNMPVGDKTVADYMSHQVSTIDAEADIFDAAARFLKTGHRRFPVIEDGKLIGQISRMDVIIAASNLKKNHWR
- a CDS encoding GreA/GreB family elongation factor codes for the protein MSRGFVKEGDQEEPLVIPPRAILPDGVINYVTPVGFEELQEESSLLEKQYGNLEIENEIDLRREQNMIHGKIKLLKERIASARIINPEDQAQDEVRFGAQVKYKNMAAMLTQVISIVGVDEADVSKGKIAFTTPIAKALAGAKKEDVVEFKLGNEIQKLKILEINY
- a CDS encoding DUF2237 family protein; the protein is MNDVKNVFGEKLIGCCTDPMTGFYRDGYCRTSPADTGTHVVCAVMTEEFLDYTKSKGNDLSTPIPAYQFPGLKPGDKWCLCVNRWLEAEKAGVAPFIDLEATDQKALQYTSIHVLKTYAI
- a CDS encoding alpha/beta hydrolase family protein, whose protein sequence is MKTTLNIALWLVILFFSCLNHAQAFEGSWTGSIQGMPLIFEITPLGDGYSAKMQSPKQSKNFFEMDSATVEDGLITIIFDAYKIKYVGELKDGKIEGTFTQGPGSAPMTLEKKAYEEVVPDRPQEPKAPFPYKVEDVVFENPKAGNIKLAGTLTMPADVENPPVAIMISGSGPQDRDEQLFFHKPFLVIADHLAKKGIAVLRYDDRGVAQSEGTQANATSLDFATDVEAAVAFLKTRNDIDPEKIGLIGHSEGGLIAPIVIAANPKDIAFFVSLAGPGVSGTDVLLPQMQKSVEFQGASPEAVALEMEIMEAILEKIKNTPDSSNQEVKDAILEIIETKADAAPENLGSKYTSEYAQIVASQFSDTWFRYFVSYDPTPYLEKVSCPVLALNGSLDYQVIPEINLPGMKSAFAKANNSDVTITIRPGLNHLFQNAITGSGSEYATIEETFDPATLDIISSWINERF